Genomic segment of Prochlorococcus marinus CUG1417:
TTCAAGGGTATTAGGTAAGACTGCTTTATTAGAATTTAGAACTCAAAAAGAAGGAACATCTACAGATTTAAAAACCCTGCAAATACAAAGATTGAGTATTAAAGAATTAATTGAACAATATTCCTTTGAAGAAAAAAATCAAAATAATGATAGTTTCTTAAAAGTTATTCAAGATGGCCTTAAAAATATAGAGCAAGAATTGAATTACTCATCTACTAGTAATGATTTATATGGGAAGTTAATTGAAATCAAAAAATATGTTGATAAAGAAATTACAAATTTATTTATTAAAACAGATTTATCTGGTAAGGATCTTATTAACGCAGGAAGGAGACAAGAACAAACAAATAGTAATTGGGAAGTTTTATTAACTTTTAGTAATTCAGGAGGTGAAAAGTTTGCAGAAATTACAAAGTCAATTGCTGGCACTAATCAACTTTTGGCTATCATTCTTGATGGTGAATCTATAAGTGAAGCTAGTGTTGGTAACCAGTTTGCTAGTACTGGTATTACAGGTGGATCAGCAACAATAAGCGGTAATTTTAGTGCTGAAAATGCTAGAGAATTAGAAGTTCAACTTAAAGGAGGCTCATTGCCATTGCCAATTGAAATAGTAGAAACCAACACTATAGGGGCTCTATTGGGATCCAAAAATATTTTAAAAAGTCTTTATGCAGCTATTAGTGGATTAATTTTTGTTGGTATATTTATGATTTTTAATTATAGAATTCTAGGTTTCGTTTCAGTTCTATCTCTAGTACTTTATGGTTTCTTTAACTTAGCCCTATATTCTTTAATTCCTGTAACTTTGACTTTACCTGGAATATCTGGCCTTATACTTAGCATTGGTATGGCTGTTGATGCAAATATTCTAATATTTGAGAGAATTAGAGAAGAATTATATAACGGCAATACTCTTACAAGATCTATTGATAGCGGTTTTCAAAGAGCTAATTCATCTATAGTTGATGGTCATATTACAACTCTTCTAAGTTGTTTTGTATTGTTTTTATTAGGAACAAATTTTGTTAAAGGTTTTGCGGCAACATTAGGTATTGGAGTTCTAATAAGCTTGTTTACCTCATTAAATTGTTCTAAAACTATTTTGCGATTTTTTATAACATATCAATCTTTAAGAGAAAAAAATCTCTATCTACCCAAGAATAATTTTTCAAATTAAATTTTTTGTTTCTAATTTCCCATGAAATACAATCTTGAACTAATAAAAAATAAAAGAAAGATAATTAGTTTTTCAACTTTTCTTATTTTGTTAAGTCTTTTAGGAATTTTATATTCAACTTTTAATACTTCTTATAAGAAACCTATAAATTTAGGGATGGATTTTGTTGGAGGAAATGAATTAAGAATAGAAAGAGTTTGTGAAGAAGACTGTTCTAATCTTTCCCCTGATTCAGTTTTAGAAAATTTAAGAGAGATCTCTATTAATAAAAACTTTATAAATAATATTAAATTACAATTCCAAAATAATAATAAATTAATTTCAATAAGAACACCTTATTTGACTATCGAAGAATCAAATAATCTAATTACTAATCTTGATAATATTATTGGACCTCTAAATTATGAGAGTAAGGATTCAAGATTAATAGGTCCAAAGCTTGGGAAAAGATTACTTACCAATTGTGTTACTTCATTGTTGGTTTCTTTATTTGCAATATCTTTATATATAACTATTAGGTTTGATAAAAAATATGCATTATTTGCATTATTAGCTTTATTCCATGATTTATTAATTGTTTT
This window contains:
- the secD gene encoding protein translocase subunit SecD — encoded protein: MKRRQGWLFFIIFLLTLSVYLLINYPLQLGLDLQGGSQLTLQIVKEEGKVTRDELEAVNSVIDKRVNNLGVSESNLQTLGGDQLILELPGEQNPLVASRVLGKTALLEFRTQKEGTSTDLKTLQIQRLSIKELIEQYSFEEKNQNNDSFLKVIQDGLKNIEQELNYSSTSNDLYGKLIEIKKYVDKEITNLFIKTDLSGKDLINAGRRQEQTNSNWEVLLTFSNSGGEKFAEITKSIAGTNQLLAIILDGESISEASVGNQFASTGITGGSATISGNFSAENARELEVQLKGGSLPLPIEIVETNTIGALLGSKNILKSLYAAISGLIFVGIFMIFNYRILGFVSVLSLVLYGFFNLALYSLIPVTLTLPGISGLILSIGMAVDANILIFERIREELYNGNTLTRSIDSGFQRANSSIVDGHITTLLSCFVLFLLGTNFVKGFAATLGIGVLISLFTSLNCSKTILRFFITYQSLREKNLYLPKNNFSN
- the secF gene encoding protein translocase subunit SecF, coding for MKYNLELIKNKRKIISFSTFLILLSLLGILYSTFNTSYKKPINLGMDFVGGNELRIERVCEEDCSNLSPDSVLENLREISINKNFINNIKLQFQNNNKLISIRTPYLTIEESNNLITNLDNIIGPLNYESKDSRLIGPKLGKRLLTNCVTSLLVSLFAISLYITIRFDKKYALFALLALFHDLLIVFGIFSWLGIILSIEVNSLFAVSLLTIAGYSVNDTVVIFDRIRENLKSKEQGYNETIQLSVNESFRRTTFTSITTLIPLLCIILFGSYSLFWFSLALSLGIIFGSYSSILLAPSLLLKD